In Thermocrinis jamiesonii, the genomic stretch GTAAGTTTGTAATTGAGAGTAGTGGTTAAACCAACTCCAAACAGATTCTTAAGACCAACGCTTAGGTCTAAGATCAAATCTTCTTGTGTGTTGTATCCGAGTCCAAAGTCGTAAAATCCTCTTTTATCCTCTTGAAGTTTAATTAGTCTATGAACCTGCTTTTTATCCTTGTCCAAAAAGGTGTCTATTTTGACTCCCACAAAGGAATTGCTTGTTATAAAGTTATACAAGGTTTCATCTAAGGATCTTTCCGTATAAAAGTCCTCTTTTACCGTCATGTAAGATAGCTCTCTTCTGTTTGTTACGTTTGCACCGTAGTATAGGTCCATACCCAACCTATACCTTGGACCCTTAACAACCTTGTATACATAGGAATAAAAAGTTGTATCTTCACTTTCTTCCAAAATAACATCTATGTCAAAGACTCCCTCCATGTAACCGTTACCTTCAAGATACCTACTAAGCCTTACGTTTAGCTGTTCTATTATGGAAGAGTCATATACCGCTGGAAGCTTTCTGTTTATCTCTTGAAATATTTTTTTAATTTCCCTATCATCTCCGGGGTATGAGATGCTTCTCAGTATTTGCCTTTTTCCCTTGGATATTTCAAAGGAAACCATCACAATTCCCTTTTCCTTGTCTAACTCTTTTTTAATACTACCTTCCGCAAGGGTGTATCCTTGTTTTTTTATCTCTGTCAATATATCTCTTAGTCGCTTTTCAAAAATATCTTCATCATACTCTGTATATTCGCCATTTATAACCGCACCATACCTTTTATTTTCTTTTATGTAAAAGTAAATTTTTTCATCATCCAAACTATAACTAATTTCCACATCAAAGAAACCCTTTGAACGGTAAAGATCTATAAGCCTATTCTTAGCTTCCTCCAAAGAAAACAGATCTACTCCCATCTCTCTTAAACCCGAAACCTTCAACAGCTCTTCCTGATTGAAAAATTGATTTCCTTCAAAAAAGACCTCATACCTTTTCCCTTCAAACACAGAAAATACTGGATAGGCAAGCTTTCCTTTACCTACAGCGGTCTTTAACGTGCTTATAGGATGGCTAAAAAGATTCTTAAAACCTTCTGCAAGTGACCCTAACAGTTTTAGCGGATGCCTTTTAATCTTAGGACCTGTTGGCATAAAAACGCTTAAAAAAGGCTTATTCGCACTTACTTTATGCAAACCTTCGTAATATACATAACTATCCCAAAAACCTAAGCTTATGTAAGCTTCTTGCAGATCAAAAACCTTTTTGGCTAACTCCCCCTCCTTAACTATCTTGCCTTTTATTAACTCCAATTTTTCGTCCAAGAACTCAGCATCCAAGCTTGAACCCTTGTATATTCCACCACCAAGGAAAAACACATCGCCCTCTTTTATGTTTATATCTATCTTGGCGAACCCAAATTCATCAATCACAAGCTCTACCTTTGCTTGCATCTCAAGAAATCCCCTTTCCCTGTATAGTTCCCTTAGCTTGTTCTCTATAACTTGTGCATCAACGTCCTTTAACGCCATACCTTCATAAAGGGCTAAGTAGCTTAGTATTTCTTCTTTCCAAACTGCCATGTTTCCCCTTATTTTTATCTCTTTCAATATAGGATATCTTTCTACTCTTATTATCACATCTCCATTCCTCTCCTCTACACTTACATCCTTTATCTCGTCCAAGCTTCTTAAAATTTCCACCATTTTGGAATAATTTTCTTCATTCAAAACACTCTCAAAGTTGTTCTTGGGTAATGGATAGTTGGAGATAAGCAATACCTTAGAAAATGAAGAAAGAGGTAGGAGATATATAACAGCCCACCACACAAAAAGAAATTGACAAAAGCCTTTCATTGACATAAATATTAAACAATGGAAATCATAGGGGGGGTTAATAAGAAGGTTTTTAATGTAGAAAATCAAGACACTTATTCCTTTTTCCTTACTCATTGTTTGTGTTTTGAGCAGGTTCTGAACCTAATCTTAAGTGACGAAACATTACGTTCAGAAGTTACTGATTTAGTCTTTCATCAGTCAAAGAAAGATAAGCAGTCTTTTGAAAACATCCAAATATTCCCAAAAGGATTTCAGGCTTTGAACATAAACATGGAAGACTTTCAACAACCAAATGTAAAAATTGAAAACAAAGCTCCTGTTGAAGGCTCTAAAGACGAAATACACAATTATCCAAGTTTAAATAAAGATCAAATGGTTAACAACACAAAAGTTTTACAGGATTTTATACCAATGGGTGAAAAAAACAGCACAACGGATTTTCCACATTCAATCTCAATAAGCAATGAGCAAAAAATAGATAATCTTATTCGCAAAGTTTTTGCTACAGAAAAGCATAATGAAAACATAAATTTGGAAAATCTCATTCAATCTAAAGTGTCCCGCATAAGGCACAGTGTTGAAGATAATAAACCTGATATATCCTATCCCGAGAAGATTAAAGACAAGATAGCGGAGCGCGTAGATAGTTACGACTCAGAACCATTAGTCCTAAAGTTTGAAGAAGAGTTAAAGCCAACTCAAGAAGTAAGAAATGCAAAACATTATGGTGCGCAGGAGCATAAAATCTTTCATGTAAAGTTTGAAAATGGAGACCTAAGGATAAGGTTTGTGAAAGATTCGCTGAGTATAAGTTTGAATATCAAAGAAGACATAAAGGTGCCATCAGCATACGATAGCTATAGGCTTATAGAAAGTCTTTCCCAAATGGGTTTAAGGGTAGATTTTTTCAGCATAAACGGTAAAAACCTTCTGTGGGAGTTTAGACAGGGGCAAGAAGGAAAGAAAGAAGGCAAATTTAAAGATGTAGAATCAAGCACACGTGATGAAAAAAGGACCTTTAGCTTGTATTTGTAAAAACCCCCCAAAAAGGGGGGAGTAAATTTATAGAAGCTCCTTAACCTTTTGTACTACCTCTTCGTAGTTAGGTTCCTGAGTTATTTCTGGAACAAGTTGGATGTATCTTATGTATCCTTCTTTGTCCACAACAAAAACTGCCCTTGCCAGAATACCCTTTAGCACCCCTTCGGATATCAAAACTCCATACTTTTCCATGTCTCTGTAGCGAAAGTCAGAGGCTACTGTAATGTTGCCTATGTTAAAGCTTTCGCAGAACCTCTTCTGAGCAAAGGGTAAATCCATAGAAATTACTGTTACATCAACACCAGACATACCAGCCATTAGCTCGTTAAACTTTTTAGTTTCAGTTTCACATACAGGTGTATCCAAGGAGGGTACTGTAACTATAACCTGAACTACCCCCTTTGCACCACCCACAGTCTTTTCCTGAAGGTCCTTGGTTACCACAATTGCCTCTGGCGCCTTCTGTCCAATTTCCAAAGTTGGACCAGACAAAGCAACAGGATTACCTTTTAAATTAACAGTCTGAGCCATTCCGCATACCTCCTTTTAAATTTTTTTTTACTACTTATTTTAAATAAACCTATAAGTCTCAAACAATGATTAATCTCAGTTTTATAAA encodes the following:
- a CDS encoding BamA/TamA family outer membrane protein; translation: MVEILRSLDEIKDVSVEERNGDVIIRVERYPILKEIKIRGNMAVWKEEILSYLALYEGMALKDVDAQVIENKLRELYRERGFLEMQAKVELVIDEFGFAKIDINIKEGDVFFLGGGIYKGSSLDAEFLDEKLELIKGKIVKEGELAKKVFDLQEAYISLGFWDSYVYYEGLHKVSANKPFLSVFMPTGPKIKRHPLKLLGSLAEGFKNLFSHPISTLKTAVGKGKLAYPVFSVFEGKRYEVFFEGNQFFNQEELLKVSGLREMGVDLFSLEEAKNRLIDLYRSKGFFDVEISYSLDDEKIYFYIKENKRYGAVINGEYTEYDEDIFEKRLRDILTEIKKQGYTLAEGSIKKELDKEKGIVMVSFEISKGKRQILRSISYPGDDREIKKIFQEINRKLPAVYDSSIIEQLNVRLSRYLEGNGYMEGVFDIDVILEESEDTTFYSYVYKVVKGPRYRLGMDLYYGANVTNRRELSYMTVKEDFYTERSLDETLYNFITSNSFVGVKIDTFLDKDKKQVHRLIKLQEDKRGFYDFGLGYNTQEDLILDLSVGLKNLFGVGLTTTLNYKLTGKRETYGLNFEDPFLFTRKLWFKSSLFKDHREHKSYSLGTEGFALSLGYRITRWSSIGPVFSITNNRFLGSSATISKYGLFLLREYKDDIFNPKRIQYNNLSFFKAYGDFSYNKLELSTFYLIPIGSNLNLSFKVAGGTAQGKVPIFDRYFLGGFRDLRGYSFEEIGQPNGGKSFVFSRLELEIPLKGSIVMIPFYDIGGVEPSNSLPKDIKHSFGFGAGVRTPIGPARVDLAFPGEKDFLKKFKLYLSVGYIY
- the tpx gene encoding thiol peroxidase — translated: MAQTVNLKGNPVALSGPTLEIGQKAPEAIVVTKDLQEKTVGGAKGVVQVIVTVPSLDTPVCETETKKFNELMAGMSGVDVTVISMDLPFAQKRFCESFNIGNITVASDFRYRDMEKYGVLISEGVLKGILARAVFVVDKEGYIRYIQLVPEITQEPNYEEVVQKVKELL